In Candidatus Promineifilum breve, one genomic interval encodes:
- a CDS encoding class I SAM-dependent DNA methyltransferase, whose translation MTGPLSTESPPAPGHYAAVAEAFSRKALVYDAFGENHINLARMRRKFYDHIQSVMPPGGHLLEINAGTGQDAVELVDRGFRVHATDFAPGMLAQIEEKIAHLGLGDRLTVQALSFTELARVDGGPYDGLYSNSGGLNCIADLTAVTRHLPDILKPGARITWVIMPRVCPWEVAVIPKDPRVGTRRWHRGGILAHVEGVHFMTYYYSAAQTQRAFGPRFRRVRLQGLSVFTPTADNKTFAVNHPRLYRGLVGLDDRLSGRFPFNGWGDFFILTMEFTG comes from the coding sequence ATGACCGGCCCTCTGAGCACCGAATCCCCACCCGCGCCCGGCCACTACGCCGCCGTCGCCGAAGCCTTCTCGCGCAAGGCGCTGGTCTACGATGCCTTCGGCGAAAATCACATCAATCTGGCGCGGATGCGCCGCAAGTTCTACGACCACATCCAGAGCGTGATGCCGCCCGGCGGCCACTTGCTGGAGATCAACGCCGGGACGGGGCAGGACGCCGTGGAACTGGTCGATCGCGGCTTTCGCGTCCACGCCACCGACTTCGCCCCCGGTATGCTGGCCCAGATCGAGGAGAAAATCGCCCACCTGGGCCTGGGCGACCGGCTGACGGTGCAAGCCCTGTCATTCACGGAGTTGGCGCGGGTCGATGGCGGGCCGTATGATGGCCTGTACTCCAACTCGGGCGGATTGAACTGCATCGCCGACCTGACCGCCGTCACCCGCCACCTGCCCGACATCCTGAAGCCCGGCGCGCGCATCACCTGGGTCATCATGCCCCGCGTCTGCCCGTGGGAAGTGGCCGTCATCCCCAAAGACCCGCGCGTCGGCACGCGGCGCTGGCATCGCGGCGGCATCCTGGCCCACGTGGAAGGCGTCCACTTTATGACCTACTACTACAGCGCGGCCCAGACCCAACGGGCGTTCGGGCCGCGCTTTCGCCGCGTCCGGCTACAGGGGCTATCGGTCTTCACGCCAACGGCCGACAACAAAACCTTCGCCGTCAACCATCCCCGCCTCTATCGCGGGCTGGTTGGCCTGGACGACCGGCTATCCGGCCGCTTCCCCTTCAATGGCTGGGGCGACTTCTTCATCCTGACGATGGAGTTCACCGGCTAA
- the zwf gene encoding glucose-6-phosphate dehydrogenase: protein MSETNAIVIFGASGDLTRRKLIPSLYDLYRKGRLPKNWRIIGVSRSEFSDEAFRDHAEAGVKEFARASYDAKTWREFAKNVSYLQGDLTEFEQLQAVDRHLCEWEEGHGGNRLYYLSIAPHLYEKAVANLGRADMVHETHGWRRVVIEKPFGHDLASARQLNQAVHQVLAESQIYRIDHYLGKETVQNLLVFRFANSLYEPVWNRNYIDHVQITAAETVDVGHRAHFYDGVGVMRDMMQNHVMQLLSLVAQEPPASFQAESLRNEKAKVFSAIRPIRPQDVAKCTVRGQYRTYRDAEGVAAGSTTPTFAALRFYIDNWRWQGVPFYMRSGKALAAKSTEITIFFKRPPHLMFPMPEGDKPAPNRLSICIQPDEGIHFSFQAKVPDTPAEMRTVEMSFHYEESFGALAIPEAYERLLLDVIKGDASLFTRSDAIELSWALIDPILEGWDSKYAPPMNFYESGTWGPSEAEELIAHEGYHWTHGCGNDTEDSERP, encoded by the coding sequence ATGAGCGAGACGAACGCGATTGTCATCTTTGGCGCGTCGGGCGATCTGACCCGTCGCAAACTGATCCCCTCTCTCTATGATCTGTATCGCAAAGGGCGACTGCCGAAAAATTGGCGCATCATCGGCGTCTCGCGCTCGGAGTTCTCCGACGAGGCCTTCCGCGACCATGCCGAGGCGGGCGTCAAAGAGTTTGCCCGGGCCAGTTATGACGCCAAAACGTGGCGCGAATTTGCCAAGAACGTCAGCTACCTGCAGGGTGACCTGACCGAGTTCGAACAACTGCAAGCGGTGGATCGCCATCTGTGTGAATGGGAAGAGGGCCATGGCGGCAATCGCCTCTATTACCTGTCCATTGCGCCGCACCTGTACGAAAAGGCTGTCGCCAATCTGGGCCGGGCCGACATGGTTCACGAGACCCACGGTTGGCGGCGGGTCGTCATCGAAAAGCCGTTCGGCCACGATCTGGCCTCGGCCCGCCAGTTGAATCAGGCCGTCCACCAGGTGTTGGCTGAATCGCAGATCTACCGTATCGACCATTACCTGGGCAAAGAGACGGTGCAGAACCTGCTCGTCTTCCGCTTCGCCAACTCGCTCTATGAGCCGGTCTGGAACCGCAACTACATCGATCACGTGCAGATTACGGCCGCCGAGACGGTCGACGTGGGCCACCGGGCCCATTTCTACGACGGCGTCGGCGTCATGCGCGACATGATGCAGAACCACGTCATGCAACTGCTGTCGCTGGTGGCCCAGGAGCCGCCGGCCTCGTTCCAGGCCGAATCACTGCGCAACGAGAAGGCCAAGGTCTTCAGCGCCATCCGTCCCATCCGGCCGCAGGACGTCGCCAAATGCACCGTGCGCGGACAATACCGCACCTATCGCGATGCCGAAGGCGTGGCGGCCGGATCGACCACGCCCACCTTCGCCGCTCTGCGCTTCTACATCGACAATTGGCGCTGGCAGGGCGTGCCCTTCTACATGCGCTCCGGCAAGGCGTTGGCGGCCAAATCGACGGAGATCACCATCTTCTTCAAGCGGCCGCCGCACCTCATGTTCCCCATGCCCGAAGGCGACAAGCCCGCGCCCAATCGCCTCTCGATCTGCATTCAGCCCGACGAGGGCATCCATTTCTCCTTCCAGGCCAAAGTGCCCGACACGCCGGCCGAGATGCGCACGGTGGAGATGTCCTTCCACTACGAGGAATCGTTTGGGGCGTTGGCAATTCCCGAAGCCTACGAGCGGCTGCTGCTCGACGTGATCAAGGGCGATGCCTCGCTCTTCACCCGTAGCGACGCGATTGAGCTATCGTGGGCGCTGATCGATCCCATCCTGGAAGGCTGGGACTCGAAATATGCCCCGCCGATGAACTTCTACGAGTCGGGCACGTGGGGGCCGTCCGAGGCGGAAGAACTGATCGCCCACGAAGGCTATCACTGGACCCACGGCTGCGGCAACGATACCGAAGATTCCGAGCGACCCTAG
- a CDS encoding B12-binding domain-containing radical SAM protein, with product MTTEILFGQSYYLQFDPKLWAAQQPYPPLGTLYAAAVMRREGHEVALFDAMLAESEEEWAAALDHHRPRFAVVYEDNFNYLTKMCLLRMRQAAFTMAQMARARGCTVIAAGSDASDQSQAYLRAGFDFVLLGEGEQTLVELIDRLTGRTTTPFDAIPGLAFCEDNRPRQNPRRAVINEVDALPYPAWDLVDVERYRRIWLERHGYYSMNMVTTRGCPYHCNWCAKPIWGQRYHSRRPESVADEMGWLKRTYRPDHIWFADDIMGLTPHWWTSFADAVQARDAVLPFKCLSRADLIVRSQTDVQALARAGCDIVWLGAESGSQRILDAMEKGTRVEQIYAATRALRDAGIRIGFFLQFGYPGETRDDIARTFQMVRDCRPDDIGMSVSYPLPGTKFHNTVRLQLSDKRNWVDSADLDMLYEGPFSTAFYRQLHNVLHHEFRLRRAGAELRRVGPHPSLWRAAHLRQAGAALYRAVTLPAERAKLDRLAAEPSRAIRPARHMSPEEAALPSPQVESPLP from the coding sequence ATGACCACCGAAATCCTGTTCGGCCAATCCTATTACCTGCAATTCGACCCCAAGCTATGGGCGGCGCAGCAGCCCTATCCGCCACTGGGTACGTTGTATGCCGCGGCGGTCATGCGCCGGGAAGGGCATGAGGTGGCCCTGTTCGACGCCATGCTGGCCGAATCGGAGGAAGAGTGGGCCGCCGCGCTGGATCACCACCGGCCGCGCTTCGCCGTCGTCTACGAGGATAACTTCAACTACCTCACCAAGATGTGCCTGTTGCGTATGCGCCAGGCGGCTTTCACCATGGCCCAGATGGCCCGCGCGCGCGGCTGCACGGTCATCGCCGCCGGCTCCGACGCCAGCGATCAGAGCCAGGCCTATCTGAGAGCCGGCTTCGACTTCGTGTTATTGGGCGAAGGCGAGCAGACGCTGGTCGAGCTGATCGACCGCCTGACCGGGCGCACGACGACCCCCTTCGACGCCATCCCCGGCCTGGCCTTCTGCGAGGACAACCGCCCGCGCCAGAATCCACGCCGGGCGGTGATCAACGAGGTCGATGCCCTGCCCTATCCGGCCTGGGATCTGGTTGACGTGGAACGCTACCGGCGCATCTGGCTGGAGCGGCACGGCTACTACTCCATGAACATGGTCACGACGCGCGGCTGCCCCTACCACTGCAACTGGTGCGCCAAGCCGATCTGGGGCCAGCGCTACCATTCGCGCCGGCCCGAGAGCGTGGCCGACGAAATGGGCTGGCTGAAGCGCACCTACCGGCCGGATCACATCTGGTTTGCCGACGACATCATGGGCCTCACGCCCCATTGGTGGACGAGTTTTGCCGACGCCGTGCAGGCCCGCGATGCCGTGTTGCCGTTCAAATGTCTGAGCCGGGCCGATCTGATCGTGCGTAGCCAGACCGACGTGCAGGCCCTGGCCCGCGCCGGCTGCGACATTGTCTGGCTGGGGGCCGAGTCGGGATCGCAGCGCATCCTCGACGCGATGGAGAAAGGCACGCGGGTGGAGCAGATCTACGCCGCCACGCGCGCCCTGCGCGACGCCGGCATCCGCATCGGTTTCTTTCTGCAATTCGGCTACCCCGGCGAGACGCGCGACGACATCGCCCGCACATTCCAGATGGTGCGCGACTGCCGGCCGGACGACATCGGCATGTCGGTCTCCTACCCGTTGCCGGGCACGAAATTCCACAATACCGTCCGGCTGCAACTGAGCGACAAGCGCAATTGGGTCGATTCGGCCGACCTGGATATGCTCTACGAGGGGCCATTCTCCACCGCGTTCTATCGCCAACTGCACAACGTGCTGCACCACGAGTTCCGCCTGCGCCGGGCGGGGGCCGAGTTGCGGCGTGTCGGCCCGCACCCGTCGCTGTGGCGGGCGGCGCACCTGCGGCAGGCGGGCGCGGCGCTCTATCGGGCCGTCACCTTACCGGCGGAACGGGCTAAGCTGGATCGCCTGGCGGCCGAACCGTCACGCGCCATCCGGCCCGCCCGCCACATGTCGCCCGAAGAGGCCGCCTTACCGTCGCCCCAGGTCGAGTCACCCTTGCCATGA
- a CDS encoding SanA/YdcF family protein → MKSLLRRGCLTGFIGIMLLAASPILWRSAVKVYYHRDMYAPTEAPQHQVAVVFGAAVYGNGRLSPVLRDRVDTAIALYEAGQVERIIVSGDNSSSYYDEPGSMMAYAIERGVDPADILADRAGHRTYDTCYRAGHVFEIESAILVTQAFHLPRALLTCAALGIDVVGVTADRRPYRDAGWYEIRETAATLVAAWDVMRREPPPLVEATPPLDQPTTLQFAGD, encoded by the coding sequence GTGAAATCTTTGCTTCGCCGGGGCTGTCTGACCGGCTTCATTGGCATCATGCTGTTGGCGGCGTCGCCGATCTTGTGGCGCAGCGCGGTCAAGGTCTACTATCATCGCGATATGTATGCCCCAACCGAGGCGCCGCAGCACCAAGTAGCGGTCGTGTTTGGCGCGGCCGTCTATGGCAACGGCCGCCTCAGTCCCGTCCTGCGCGACCGCGTCGATACGGCCATCGCCCTGTACGAAGCCGGTCAAGTGGAACGGATCATCGTCAGCGGCGACAATAGCTCATCCTATTACGATGAACCGGGTTCCATGATGGCCTATGCCATCGAGCGAGGCGTCGATCCGGCCGACATTCTGGCCGACCGCGCCGGCCATCGCACCTACGATACGTGCTACCGGGCCGGTCACGTCTTCGAGATCGAAAGCGCCATCCTGGTGACCCAGGCCTTCCATCTGCCGCGCGCCCTTCTGACGTGTGCGGCGCTGGGCATCGACGTCGTGGGAGTCACGGCCGACCGTCGGCCATATCGCGATGCCGGCTGGTATGAAATACGGGAGACCGCGGCCACGCTCGTCGCCGCCTGGGACGTCATGCGCCGCGAGCCGCCGCCCTTGGTCGAGGCCACGCCGCCGCTCGACCAGCCCACGACGTTGCAGTTCGCCGGCGACTGA
- a CDS encoding flippase translates to MAVYRQVINHPLLARLSLNSFWLLAARVISQALAVLFTLAIARALGEAAFGRFAFISAIVFIGNVFSTYGLDTLIIREVALARAAGQKIGDLIHAALALQLLLALLYILIVWTVGARLAGGESGAALALRVAVLSLLPLAFSTIFSAVLRGHEKMAAYMAFSVITAAAAGLGAAILYWRGGSLVGAAWVVLLAQTSGAVAAYYLCRRAAPWLRLSRWPDRGMLVSAGRGGAMLAALMVLAVVYQRLGVILLSLLDGDTATGLYSAAAKVLEVLKMLPAAVFGALLPMMAAEQRSAMRRSYRQTVIVLIGLGVAVAALTALLARPIIAILFGAGFAAAVTPLRVMAASLPLTVLAFALSFHLVAHKQERIAAIATLLTLGVAAPTTAWLISRWSVTGAAVALPLCEAAQVAILTLLTLADRRRAIA, encoded by the coding sequence ATGGCGGTCTACCGGCAAGTCATCAATCATCCCCTTCTGGCCCGCCTCAGCCTCAATTCGTTCTGGTTATTGGCGGCGCGGGTTATCAGTCAGGCGCTGGCCGTGCTGTTCACCCTGGCTATCGCCCGCGCGTTGGGCGAGGCGGCGTTCGGCCGTTTCGCCTTCATCTCGGCCATCGTGTTCATCGGCAACGTCTTTAGCACCTACGGGCTGGACACGCTGATCATCCGCGAGGTAGCCCTGGCGCGGGCCGCCGGTCAAAAGATCGGCGATCTCATCCACGCCGCGCTGGCGCTGCAACTGCTGCTGGCGCTGCTCTACATCCTGATCGTCTGGACAGTGGGGGCGCGGCTGGCCGGTGGCGAATCGGGGGCGGCGCTCGCCCTGCGTGTCGCCGTGCTGTCGTTGCTTCCGCTGGCCTTCTCGACCATCTTCAGCGCCGTCCTGCGGGGGCACGAAAAGATGGCCGCCTACATGGCCTTCAGCGTCATCACGGCGGCGGCGGCGGGGCTGGGGGCGGCCATCCTCTATTGGCGCGGTGGCTCGCTGGTGGGCGCGGCCTGGGTCGTCCTGCTGGCGCAGACCAGCGGGGCCGTGGCCGCCTACTACCTTTGTCGCCGGGCCGCGCCGTGGTTGCGGCTGAGCCGTTGGCCGGACAGAGGGATGCTGGTCAGCGCCGGGCGCGGCGGGGCCATGCTGGCGGCCCTGATGGTGCTGGCCGTGGTCTACCAGCGCTTGGGCGTTATCTTGCTATCTCTGCTGGACGGCGACACGGCCACCGGCCTGTATAGTGCGGCGGCCAAAGTGCTCGAAGTGCTGAAGATGTTGCCGGCGGCCGTGTTCGGCGCGCTGCTGCCGATGATGGCCGCCGAACAGCGGTCCGCCATGCGCCGTTCCTATCGCCAAACGGTCATCGTCCTGATCGGTCTGGGCGTTGCGGTGGCGGCCCTCACCGCCCTGTTGGCCCGGCCGATCATCGCTATTCTATTTGGCGCTGGTTTTGCGGCGGCCGTCACCCCCTTGCGCGTGATGGCCGCCAGCTTGCCGCTGACGGTGCTGGCCTTCGCCCTGTCGTTCCATCTGGTGGCCCATAAGCAAGAGCGCATCGCCGCCATCGCCACGCTGCTGACGCTAGGTGTGGCCGCGCCCACCACCGCCTGGCTGATCAGCCGCTGGTCGGTGACCGGGGCGGCCGTCGCCTTGCCACTATGCGAAGCCGCCCAGGTCGCAATCCTGACCCTGCTCACGCTGGCTGATCGCCGCCGGGCGATTGCGTAA
- a CDS encoding bifunctional homocysteine S-methyltransferase/methylenetetrahydrofolate reductase, with the protein MNRRQFRERLQHGPLLMDGAFGTVLHGRGVPIDQSFDAVNLSNPALVAEIHRAYIDAGADLIETNTFGANRYKLGENGQQDKVDEINRAAVHVARRVIDGSYKEIILAGSVGPLGARLAPLGRVTFAEAQEAFHEQIQALHDAEPRGVDVIIIETMSDIKEIEAAVAAARAVSADLPIIAQMTFTRDDKTILGYPPEAIATQLAKLDVDAVGINCSGGPAQVLRLISIVRKLAPEIPISASPNAGWPEQIQGGRVMYPATPDYFGDYARAFVEAGVNLIGGCCGTTDAHIRAMRRALDTPGASHVSAPEIHITNRPETTVTVGDRPTRLAQYLAERRMILTVEMNPPKGVSVGRLLAGARMLREAGATCLNIADSPLARMRMSAWAAAYLVQKEIGLEAVLSFPTRGRNILRIQGDLLAAHAMGIRNLFVTMGDPTRIGDFPEAMDSYDIVPTGLIELIKNQFNQGLDKAGQSIDQPTTFVVGCALNLTPKDVAAELKLLRKKVEHGADFALTQPVFDPLAAIEFLQAYERTYNEPPPPIVAGIKPLYNSRNAEFLHNEVPGMHIPDVQRERMRQAEKPQAEGVAIAREIATALRPYVGGFYIMPAFGHYDLAADVLDGFREG; encoded by the coding sequence ATGAATCGTCGCCAATTTAGAGAACGACTGCAACACGGCCCCCTCCTGATGGACGGGGCCTTCGGCACGGTCCTGCATGGCCGCGGCGTGCCCATCGATCAATCCTTCGACGCCGTCAATCTGAGCAACCCGGCGCTGGTGGCCGAGATCCATCGCGCCTACATCGACGCCGGGGCCGACCTGATCGAGACCAACACCTTCGGCGCCAACCGCTACAAACTGGGCGAGAACGGACAGCAGGATAAAGTGGACGAGATCAACCGGGCCGCCGTGCATGTGGCCCGGCGCGTCATCGATGGCTCCTACAAGGAAATCATCCTGGCCGGTTCCGTGGGGCCGCTGGGGGCGCGCCTGGCCCCGTTGGGGCGGGTCACCTTCGCCGAGGCCCAGGAAGCTTTCCACGAGCAGATTCAGGCCCTCCACGACGCCGAGCCGCGCGGTGTGGATGTCATCATCATCGAGACGATGTCGGACATTAAGGAGATCGAGGCCGCCGTGGCCGCCGCGCGCGCCGTCAGCGCCGACCTGCCGATCATCGCCCAAATGACCTTCACCCGCGACGATAAAACCATCCTGGGCTATCCACCCGAAGCCATTGCCACCCAGTTGGCGAAGCTCGACGTTGACGCGGTGGGCATCAATTGCAGCGGTGGCCCGGCCCAGGTATTGCGGCTGATCAGCATCGTCCGCAAGCTGGCCCCGGAGATACCCATCTCGGCCTCGCCCAACGCCGGCTGGCCGGAACAGATTCAGGGCGGCCGGGTGATGTATCCGGCCACGCCCGATTACTTCGGCGATTACGCCCGCGCCTTCGTCGAGGCCGGCGTCAACCTCATCGGCGGCTGTTGCGGCACCACCGACGCCCACATCCGCGCCATGCGCCGGGCGCTCGATACCCCCGGCGCGAGCCACGTCAGCGCGCCCGAAATCCACATCACCAACCGCCCGGAGACGACCGTGACCGTGGGCGACCGGCCGACACGCCTGGCCCAATATTTGGCCGAGCGCCGTATGATCCTGACCGTCGAGATGAACCCGCCCAAGGGGGTGTCGGTCGGCCGCCTGTTGGCCGGGGCGCGGATGTTGCGCGAGGCCGGGGCGACCTGCCTGAATATCGCCGACAGCCCGCTGGCCCGGATGCGCATGAGTGCCTGGGCCGCCGCCTATCTGGTGCAGAAGGAGATCGGGCTGGAGGCGGTGCTGTCCTTTCCCACCCGCGGCCGGAATATCCTGCGTATCCAGGGCGATCTGCTGGCCGCCCACGCCATGGGCATCCGCAACCTATTCGTCACGATGGGCGACCCCACCCGCATCGGCGATTTTCCCGAAGCGATGGACTCCTACGACATCGTGCCCACCGGCCTGATCGAGTTGATCAAAAACCAATTCAATCAGGGTCTCGATAAGGCCGGACAATCGATCGATCAGCCGACGACCTTCGTGGTCGGTTGCGCCCTCAATCTGACGCCCAAAGACGTGGCCGCCGAGTTGAAGCTACTGCGCAAGAAGGTCGAGCACGGCGCCGACTTCGCCCTGACGCAGCCGGTCTTTGATCCCCTGGCGGCGATTGAGTTCCTGCAAGCCTACGAGCGCACCTACAACGAGCCGCCGCCGCCGATCGTGGCCGGCATCAAGCCGCTCTACAACAGCCGCAACGCGGAATTCCTGCACAACGAAGTGCCGGGTATGCACATCCCCGACGTGCAGCGCGAGCGGATGCGCCAGGCGGAGAAGCCACAAGCCGAAGGTGTCGCCATTGCCCGCGAGATCGCCACTGCCCTGCGGCCATACGTGGGCGGGTTCTACATCATGCCCGCGTTCGGCCATTACGATCTGGCGGCCGATGTGCTCGACGGCTTTCGCGAAGGCTAA
- a CDS encoding ATP-dependent helicase, whose product MNETINDDTLRLRPAQEAIMAYRGGRLAISAVPGSGKTFTLSLLAAGLIADGRVDTSAEQQVLIVTFLNSSVDTFRARIRKRLLAMGLADVGFDVRTLHSLALEIVRRAGETPAEELAVLDDFQSRQILEGAVDGWINDNVRLWETFLPQAGREYSPQMIASWRDITATTAASFIRAAKNERYTPDAIHAAIRQQFDAPDGPDDAPNVARSPLIHMLAGIYSRYQAALARQGGLDYDDLIWGAADRLEHRPDLVESLRARWPFVLEDEAQDSVPLQELLLDALTGPNGNWVRVGDPNQAITSTFTAAHPRFFSRFIDRPDVTARTLPNSGRSAHLIIGAANAMLNWAIDHHPVPEVRRDAFRRQDILPTPPGDSQPNPPDSEAGLRIRVYRHREEEELPSIARLAVEYAQRQPNQTIAILAPTHQMGYGIAQQLDALDADYDNLLRGSGREREVAAALHAVLAVLANPLDMKALQAAHNGLSELRETGPVYEPFGGEGDDAARFQAILRSVYRPESILFPREEETLTDILPAGVATEEDVLRLGQLAEFLRDSFDLRTLPIDDLTLALADALFAPQPDAAEESAASHELDLAIAYQIASQLRQWREAQPEWRLPELVAQLQSVASGRRALNVVRDDAGYEPKPGRITLTTQHSAKGLEWDAVFLIGIDGMWIPGSLEAPFLGVHDFLGGDPNAEATAQLYYLMRDEAGIYPDRTATESAHIEVICERLRLLYVGITRARRYLHISRSRATRRQNREQEMEPATVLGVLYRYLQENAPER is encoded by the coding sequence ATGAATGAGACGATAAACGACGATACACTAAGATTGCGCCCGGCGCAGGAAGCGATCATGGCCTATCGTGGCGGCCGCCTGGCGATCAGCGCCGTGCCCGGCAGCGGCAAGACGTTTACCCTGTCGCTGCTGGCGGCCGGGCTAATCGCCGACGGCCGCGTCGATACCAGCGCCGAACAGCAGGTATTGATCGTCACCTTCCTCAACAGCAGCGTCGATACCTTTCGCGCCCGCATCCGCAAGCGGCTGCTGGCGATGGGGCTGGCCGATGTCGGCTTCGACGTGCGCACGCTCCACAGCCTGGCGCTGGAGATCGTGCGGCGCGCCGGCGAAACCCCGGCCGAGGAGCTGGCCGTGCTCGACGACTTCCAGAGCCGCCAGATTCTGGAGGGCGCGGTCGATGGCTGGATCAATGACAACGTACGCCTGTGGGAAACCTTTCTACCCCAAGCGGGGCGCGAGTACAGTCCGCAGATGATCGCCAGCTGGCGCGACATCACGGCCACGACGGCCGCGTCCTTCATCCGCGCCGCCAAGAATGAACGCTACACCCCGGACGCCATCCATGCCGCCATCCGCCAACAGTTTGACGCACCGGACGGGCCGGACGACGCGCCCAACGTGGCCCGCTCGCCGCTGATCCACATGCTGGCCGGCATCTATAGCCGCTATCAGGCGGCGCTGGCCCGCCAGGGCGGCCTGGACTATGACGACCTGATCTGGGGCGCGGCCGACCGGCTGGAGCACCGGCCCGATCTGGTGGAGAGTTTGCGCGCGCGCTGGCCGTTCGTGCTGGAGGATGAGGCCCAGGACAGCGTGCCGTTGCAAGAGTTGTTGCTCGATGCGTTGACCGGCCCCAATGGCAATTGGGTGCGCGTCGGCGACCCCAATCAGGCCATCACCAGCACCTTCACCGCCGCCCACCCCCGCTTTTTCTCGCGCTTCATCGACCGGCCGGACGTGACGGCGCGGACGTTGCCCAACAGCGGCCGTTCGGCCCACCTGATCATCGGCGCGGCCAACGCCATGTTGAACTGGGCCATCGACCACCACCCCGTCCCCGAAGTGCGACGCGATGCCTTCCGCCGCCAGGACATCCTGCCCACCCCGCCCGGTGATTCGCAACCCAACCCGCCCGACAGCGAAGCGGGGCTACGAATTCGCGTCTATCGCCACCGCGAAGAAGAAGAACTGCCGTCCATCGCCCGGCTGGCGGTGGAGTATGCTCAGCGGCAGCCAAACCAGACCATCGCCATTCTCGCGCCGACGCACCAGATGGGGTATGGCATCGCCCAACAGTTGGACGCGCTCGATGCCGACTACGATAACTTGTTGCGCGGCAGCGGTCGCGAGCGGGAAGTGGCCGCCGCCCTCCACGCCGTGCTGGCCGTGCTGGCCAATCCGCTGGACATGAAGGCGCTCCAGGCGGCCCACAACGGCCTGAGCGAGTTACGCGAGACAGGCCCGGTCTACGAGCCGTTCGGCGGCGAAGGGGACGATGCGGCGCGCTTCCAGGCCATCCTGCGTAGCGTCTACCGCCCCGAGTCGATCCTTTTCCCGCGCGAGGAGGAGACGCTGACCGACATTTTGCCGGCGGGCGTGGCGACCGAGGAAGACGTCCTTCGTTTGGGGCAACTGGCCGAGTTCCTGCGCGACAGCTTCGACCTGCGGACGCTGCCGATTGACGATCTGACCCTGGCCCTGGCCGATGCCCTCTTCGCCCCCCAACCCGACGCGGCCGAGGAGAGCGCGGCCAGCCACGAACTCGACCTGGCGATCGCCTACCAGATCGCCAGCCAGTTGCGCCAATGGCGCGAGGCCCAGCCGGAGTGGCGGTTGCCGGAACTGGTGGCCCAATTGCAATCGGTGGCCTCCGGGCGGCGGGCGCTCAACGTCGTCCGCGATGATGCCGGCTACGAGCCGAAGCCGGGCCGCATCACCCTCACCACCCAACACAGCGCCAAGGGGCTGGAGTGGGACGCCGTGTTCCTGATCGGCATCGACGGCATGTGGATACCGGGCAGCCTGGAAGCGCCATTTCTGGGCGTCCACGACTTCCTGGGCGGCGACCCCAACGCCGAGGCGACGGCGCAACTGTACTACCTGATGCGCGACGAGGCAGGCATCTACCCCGACCGCACGGCCACCGAATCGGCCCATATCGAGGTCATCTGCGAGCGGTTGCGCCTGCTCTACGTCGGCATCACCCGGGCGCGGCGCTACCTCCACATCAGCCGCAGCCGGGCCACCCGCCGCCAGAACCGGGAGCAGGAGATGGAGCCGGCGACGGTGCTCGGCGTCCTCTACCGCTACTTACAGGAGAACGCGCCGGAAAGATAA